One Marinibacterium anthonyi genomic region harbors:
- a CDS encoding hypothetical protein (putative conserved protein), translating to MSRPLSPPVTRRGFTRTTLAAALAGTGVLAACGNGVGSTGDSTIDARVDATLSEMFTQYPNTIQIAEKANGMLVMPLVTEASFWVGGGYGRGALRVGGVTVDYYSTTKASAGVQFGAQQYAHVLFFMTEDALNTFRKGNGWTASADIEYVLGDQGDGLNADSNTLRAPVLAAVFGRAGLLVGASLEGAKYTRIIP from the coding sequence ATGAGCAGACCCCTTTCCCCGCCGGTGACCCGGCGCGGCTTCACCCGGACGACCCTTGCGGCCGCTCTCGCCGGAACCGGCGTCCTGGCCGCCTGCGGCAACGGCGTGGGCTCCACCGGAGATTCCACCATCGACGCCCGCGTCGACGCCACCCTCTCCGAGATGTTCACCCAGTACCCGAACACCATCCAGATCGCCGAGAAAGCCAACGGCATGCTGGTGATGCCGCTGGTCACCGAGGCCAGCTTCTGGGTCGGCGGCGGCTACGGCCGCGGCGCGCTCAGGGTCGGCGGGGTGACGGTGGATTACTATTCCACCACCAAGGCCAGCGCCGGCGTCCAGTTCGGGGCGCAGCAATACGCCCACGTGCTGTTCTTCATGACCGAGGACGCGCTGAACACGTTCCGCAAGGGCAACGGCTGGACCGCCAGCGCGGATATCGAATACGTGCTGGGCGACCAGGGCGACGGGCTGAACGCCGACAGCAACACGCTGCGCGCGCCCGTTCTGGCCGCCGTCTTCGGACGCGCCGGGCTGCTGGTCGGCGCGTCGCTGGAAGGCGCGAAATACACCCGGATCATTCCCTGA
- the trkG_1 gene encoding Trk system potassium uptake protein TrkG: MTRARSRPGPGRLTLFLMLFGISAAAMYPPALLATMHDDDNTARAFFYAGSLGLTVVTLIAIARGRVKVQREEMRQLLAIFGAFAILPAYLAVPFHDALRTTSFMNAYLDMVSAVTTTGLDLYEDPTRLGPALHLWQAEVAWLGGLLMWIAAGAILAPMSLGGFEVTARGEPGRADPGTLAMTRADPAKRLRRVGSALIPIYAGLTGVLMMLLLAAGDTPLVALCHAMSVMSTSGISPVGGLSGGEAGRVGEVAMFFFMVFALSRITFSDDTLSGGRKRNLLQDPEFRAGLLLVVGVPLALFARHWIGAFDLNMTGRPVDAIRALWGGVFTVMSYLSTTGFVSADWQTSESWSGLGASGIILMGLAMIGGGVATTAGGVKLLRVYALYLNGLREMERLVYPSSVTSAGRRQRRLQSNGAFIAWVFFMLFAVSLATVTLILGLFGIQFEDSLVLAVATLSTTGPLIEHATTTDIPILTFSAGAKGVLCAAMVLGRLETLAIIALLTPDLWRN, from the coding sequence ATGACACGCGCCAGATCCAGACCCGGCCCCGGTCGCCTGACATTGTTCCTGATGCTGTTCGGAATCTCGGCCGCGGCGATGTACCCGCCGGCGCTGCTGGCGACGATGCATGACGACGACAATACCGCGCGGGCCTTCTTCTATGCCGGATCGCTGGGGCTGACGGTCGTCACGCTGATCGCCATCGCGCGTGGTCGCGTGAAGGTTCAGCGCGAAGAGATGCGCCAGCTGCTGGCGATCTTCGGCGCCTTCGCGATCCTGCCGGCCTACCTGGCGGTGCCGTTTCACGACGCGCTGCGCACCACCAGTTTCATGAACGCCTACCTGGACATGGTCAGCGCCGTGACCACGACGGGCCTTGACCTTTACGAGGATCCCACGCGCCTGGGTCCCGCGCTGCACCTGTGGCAGGCCGAGGTCGCCTGGCTGGGCGGGTTGCTGATGTGGATCGCCGCCGGGGCGATCCTGGCGCCGATGAGCCTGGGCGGTTTCGAGGTGACGGCGCGCGGCGAGCCCGGGCGCGCCGATCCCGGGACGCTGGCGATGACCCGGGCCGATCCCGCCAAGCGGTTGCGGCGCGTGGGATCGGCCCTGATTCCGATCTATGCCGGGCTGACCGGGGTGCTGATGATGCTGCTTCTGGCGGCAGGCGACACGCCGCTGGTCGCGCTGTGCCACGCGATGTCGGTGATGTCGACGTCGGGGATTTCCCCGGTGGGCGGTCTTTCGGGGGGCGAAGCGGGCAGGGTGGGCGAGGTCGCCATGTTCTTCTTCATGGTCTTCGCGCTGAGCCGTATCACCTTTTCCGACGACACGCTGTCGGGTGGACGCAAGCGCAACCTGTTGCAGGATCCCGAATTCCGCGCCGGTCTGCTGCTGGTGGTGGGCGTGCCGCTGGCCTTGTTCGCGCGGCACTGGATCGGGGCGTTCGACCTGAACATGACGGGCCGGCCGGTCGACGCGATCCGTGCGCTTTGGGGCGGGGTGTTCACGGTGATGTCGTATCTGTCGACCACCGGGTTCGTCAGCGCCGACTGGCAGACATCGGAAAGCTGGTCGGGGCTGGGTGCCTCGGGGATCATCCTGATGGGGCTGGCGATGATCGGCGGCGGGGTGGCGACGACCGCCGGGGGCGTGAAACTGCTGAGGGTCTATGCCCTGTACCTGAACGGCCTGCGCGAGATGGAGCGGCTGGTCTATCCGTCCTCGGTCACCAGCGCCGGGCGACGGCAACGGCGGCTGCAAAGCAACGGGGCCTTCATCGCCTGGGTCTTCTTCATGCTCTTCGCCGTGTCGCTGGCGACGGTGACGCTGATCCTGGGCCTCTTCGGGATCCAGTTCGAGGACTCGCTGGTGCTGGCGGTCGCCACGCTGTCCACCACGGGGCCATTGATCGAACATGCGACGACGACGGATATCCCGATCCTGACGTTTTCGGCGGGTGCAAAGGGTGTGCTGTGCGCCGCAATGGTGCTTGGCCGGCTCGAGACATTGGCCATCATTGCATTGCTGACGCCCGATTTGTGGCGTAACTGA
- the quiP_2 gene encoding Acyl-homoserine lactone acylase QuiP precursor, giving the protein MSFLFRWLLRLASGLVALVVLVVLMVYYLAAQSLPDYNDTVHVAGITAPVEIVHDNADVPHIFGDTDADVFFGLGYAHAQDRLWQMVTMRRTVQGKLSEVFGPRTVETDKIMRRLDLYRLAVESVPDQDAETMAALNAYSAGVNARLAEINDRALGRGAPEMFLFNVPVAPWQPADSLAMIKLMALMLSPHLENEVLRARTALMLDDPARLADIMPDAPGNGVAALPEFASLFPDLPRYAKDTSVDYGPLSPFPKHDMAGASNAWAAAPSRSASGGTLLANDPHLGFTAPSYWYLARLELSSGGVIGGTIPGIPVVLLGRTARLGWGITSSYLDDQDLYIEKLNPENPQEYLTPDGYKRFDSRPSIIQIKGAPPITLTLRWTENGPVLPPTHYNLGTITPPGHVVSLAWTALSPDDTTLSSAMAVMRSGSVDEAIAAAEGYIAPSQNLMLVDQETIAMKTIGWAPRRDARHRSQGRLPSEGWRAENRWLGRAPYAANPEFVSPRGGIIGNTNNKTVQRPFPNHISFLWGDTQRINRWQKLMQSRQVHTRDSFIEAQLDTVSFTARSLLPLIGGDLWFTGEAAPEGTPERQRQIALSLLADWNGEMNEHLPEPLIYAAWLRALQHRLIHDELGQLADQFDHVQPIFIERVFRNIDGASAWCDVKQSAPVETCTDMARLALDDALVWIGDHYGTNLETLRWGDAHQAVHDHPVLGKVPVLRYFVNIRQSTSGGDNTLMRGLTSGTGSDPFENVHGAGYRGVYDFADPDSSVFIISTGQSGHPLSRHYDDLAQLWRRGEYIPMSLDADLARAAAVGITHLVPE; this is encoded by the coding sequence ATGTCGTTCCTATTTCGCTGGCTGCTGAGGCTGGCATCGGGTCTTGTCGCCCTGGTGGTTCTTGTCGTGCTGATGGTCTATTACCTCGCCGCGCAATCGCTGCCCGATTACAACGACACGGTCCATGTCGCAGGCATCACCGCACCGGTCGAGATCGTGCATGACAATGCGGATGTGCCCCATATCTTCGGCGACACGGATGCGGACGTGTTCTTTGGCCTGGGCTATGCCCATGCGCAGGACCGGCTGTGGCAGATGGTGACCATGCGCCGGACGGTGCAGGGCAAGCTGTCCGAGGTCTTTGGCCCCCGCACGGTGGAGACCGACAAGATCATGCGGCGGCTGGACCTGTATCGGCTGGCCGTGGAATCGGTGCCGGACCAGGATGCCGAGACAATGGCCGCGCTGAACGCCTATTCCGCGGGCGTCAACGCGCGCCTGGCCGAGATCAACGATCGCGCGCTGGGGCGCGGCGCGCCCGAGATGTTCCTGTTCAACGTCCCCGTCGCCCCCTGGCAGCCCGCCGATTCTCTTGCGATGATCAAGCTGATGGCCCTGATGCTGAGCCCGCACCTGGAGAACGAGGTGCTGCGCGCGCGCACCGCCCTGATGCTGGACGACCCGGCGCGGCTGGCCGACATCATGCCCGATGCCCCCGGCAACGGCGTCGCCGCCCTGCCCGAATTCGCCAGCCTGTTCCCCGATCTGCCGCGCTATGCCAAGGATACCTCGGTCGATTACGGGCCGCTGTCGCCCTTCCCGAAACACGACATGGCCGGTGCGTCCAACGCCTGGGCGGCGGCGCCGTCGCGGTCGGCCTCGGGCGGTACGCTGCTGGCCAACGATCCGCACCTGGGCTTCACTGCGCCGTCCTACTGGTACCTGGCGCGGTTGGAGCTGTCGTCGGGCGGGGTCATCGGGGGCACGATCCCGGGCATTCCCGTGGTGCTGCTGGGGCGGACCGCGCGGCTGGGCTGGGGCATCACGTCGTCCTACCTGGACGACCAGGATCTGTATATCGAGAAGCTGAACCCCGAGAATCCGCAGGAATACCTGACGCCCGATGGCTACAAGCGGTTCGACAGCCGCCCGTCCATCATCCAGATCAAGGGGGCGCCGCCGATCACGCTGACGCTGCGGTGGACCGAGAACGGCCCCGTCCTGCCGCCGACACATTACAACCTGGGCACGATCACCCCACCGGGGCACGTGGTGTCGCTGGCCTGGACGGCGCTGAGCCCGGATGACACGACGCTGTCTTCGGCCATGGCGGTGATGCGGTCCGGATCCGTGGACGAGGCGATTGCCGCGGCCGAAGGCTATATTGCGCCGTCGCAGAACCTGATGCTGGTGGACCAGGAAACCATCGCGATGAAGACGATCGGCTGGGCGCCGCGGCGCGACGCACGGCATCGCAGCCAGGGGCGGCTGCCGTCCGAAGGATGGCGGGCCGAAAACCGCTGGCTGGGCCGGGCGCCTTATGCGGCGAACCCGGAGTTCGTCAGCCCGCGCGGCGGCATCATCGGCAACACCAACAACAAGACGGTGCAGCGGCCCTTCCCCAACCACATCTCGTTCCTGTGGGGGGATACGCAGCGGATCAACCGCTGGCAGAAGCTGATGCAGTCGCGCCAGGTCCATACCCGCGACAGTTTCATCGAAGCGCAGCTGGACACGGTCAGTTTCACCGCCCGGTCGCTGCTGCCGCTGATCGGCGGAGACCTGTGGTTCACCGGCGAAGCCGCGCCCGAAGGCACGCCGGAGCGGCAAAGGCAGATCGCGCTGTCGCTGCTGGCGGACTGGAACGGCGAGATGAACGAACACTTGCCGGAACCGCTGATCTACGCGGCCTGGTTGCGGGCCCTGCAGCACCGGCTGATCCATGACGAGTTGGGGCAGCTGGCGGACCAGTTCGACCATGTGCAGCCGATCTTCATCGAACGGGTGTTCCGCAACATCGACGGGGCGTCGGCCTGGTGCGACGTGAAGCAGAGCGCGCCGGTGGAGACCTGCACCGACATGGCGCGGCTGGCGCTGGACGATGCGCTGGTGTGGATCGGCGATCACTACGGGACCAACCTTGAAACGCTGCGCTGGGGCGATGCGCACCAGGCGGTGCATGATCACCCGGTGCTGGGCAAGGTGCCGGTGCTGCGGTACTTCGTGAATATCCGGCAATCGACCAGCGGCGGGGACAATACGCTGATGCGCGGTCTGACATCGGGGACCGGGTCGGATCCGTTCGAGAACGTGCACGGCGCCGGGTATCGCGGGGTCTACGATTTCGCCGATCCCGACAGTTCGGTCTTTATCATCTCGACCGGGCAGTCGGGGCATCCGCTGTCGCGCCATTACGACGACCTGGCGCAGCTGTGGCGGCGGGGAGAGTACATTCCCATGTCGCTGGATGCCGACCTGGCGCGGGCCGCTGCGGTGGGGATCACCCACCTGGTGCCGGAATGA
- the trkA gene encoding Trk system potassium uptake protein TrkA: MKVIICGAGQVGWQIARHLSGELNDVTVVDSNPELVRRATETLDVQGIAGFASYPDVLDRAGARDADMIIAATHSDEVNMVTCQVAHSVFSINRKIARLRAQSYLNAIYSDLYRRDHLPIDVVISPEREVANAALKRLKAPATFDIETFMDGRAQLLGIQIDESCPVVNTPLRQLTDLFSTLRAIVVGIRREGTLFAPEANDQMFKGDQVYVFVNREDVDRTLEVLGKTQTRQDRVVIIGGGNVGLTVAKTLEKGEGRIRARVIERDRNRAEIAAEELERTIVLHGDGLDAALLHEAGVAQADAVISLTDDDKTNMLAAVRAKAEGAKMSIALVNDPTLSPLMKPLGIDAYINPRATTVSSILRHVRHGRVRAVYSIGDAEAEVIEAEVMGTSPMAGQRLRDIDFPEGALVGAVMKGDKVMRPAGSLRIDEGDVVAIFAMADDVPEIERLMQVSIDFF, encoded by the coding sequence ATGAAAGTCATCATCTGCGGGGCCGGCCAGGTAGGCTGGCAGATCGCGCGGCATCTCTCGGGCGAGCTGAACGATGTCACCGTGGTCGACAGCAATCCCGAACTTGTCCGCCGCGCCACCGAAACCCTCGACGTGCAGGGAATCGCGGGCTTTGCGTCCTATCCGGACGTTCTGGACCGCGCCGGCGCGCGCGACGCGGACATGATCATTGCCGCGACCCATTCGGACGAGGTCAACATGGTCACCTGCCAGGTGGCGCATTCGGTCTTTTCCATCAATCGCAAGATCGCCCGCCTGCGGGCGCAGAGTTATCTGAACGCGATCTATTCCGACCTTTACCGCCGCGATCACCTGCCCATCGACGTGGTGATCAGCCCTGAACGCGAGGTCGCCAATGCGGCGCTGAAGCGGCTGAAGGCGCCCGCGACCTTCGATATCGAGACGTTCATGGACGGCCGCGCCCAGCTGCTGGGAATTCAGATCGACGAAAGCTGCCCGGTGGTGAACACGCCGCTGCGCCAGCTGACCGACCTGTTTTCCACGCTGCGCGCCATCGTTGTCGGGATCCGGCGCGAGGGCACTTTGTTCGCGCCCGAAGCCAACGACCAGATGTTCAAGGGCGACCAGGTCTATGTCTTTGTCAACCGCGAGGACGTGGACCGCACGCTGGAAGTGCTGGGCAAGACCCAGACCCGGCAGGACCGGGTGGTGATCATCGGTGGCGGCAACGTCGGGCTGACGGTGGCCAAGACGCTGGAAAAGGGCGAAGGCCGGATCCGCGCCCGGGTGATCGAACGCGACCGCAACCGGGCCGAGATCGCCGCCGAGGAGCTTGAGCGCACGATCGTCCTGCATGGCGACGGGCTGGATGCGGCGCTGCTGCACGAGGCGGGCGTGGCGCAGGCCGACGCGGTGATTTCGCTGACCGACGACGACAAGACCAACATGCTGGCCGCCGTGCGGGCCAAGGCCGAGGGCGCCAAGATGTCCATCGCGCTGGTCAACGACCCGACGCTGTCACCGCTGATGAAACCGCTGGGGATCGACGCCTACATCAACCCGCGCGCCACGACGGTCAGTTCGATCCTGCGCCATGTGCGCCATGGCCGGGTGCGCGCCGTCTATTCCATCGGCGATGCCGAAGCCGAGGTGATCGAGGCCGAGGTGATGGGGACGTCGCCGATGGCCGGGCAGCGGCTGCGCGACATCGATTTCCCCGAAGGCGCGCTGGTTGGCGCGGTGATGAAGGGCGACAAGGTGATGCGGCCGGCCGGATCGCTCAGGATCGACGAAGGCGACGTGGTGGCCATTTTCGCAATGGCAGACGACGTGCCCGAGATCGAGCGGCTCATGCAGGTCTCGATCGATTTCTTCTGA
- the hlyA_1 gene encoding Hemolysin, chromosomal codes for MTITITSGNAGATDFIGYLAAFDATFTASGRGVFSQGLGGEYALADSSISDSATLSSQGVIIGDSLSYSLDTHTVTGIINDIQFGYGVTSTATDSPMLVDLDMAQVDFTVEFDPQLDDGDTVNDVLYGLLGLAAAGVAPTDALEALLATDDITYIGSAGKDRFTGYDHDDVLVGKGGNDGLWGMGGDDRLFGGAGRDVLDGGDGDDRLDGGDGGDQLKGGAGNDTILGGAGDDKIFGHAGSDTITGDAGNDVIDGGAGFDTINGGDGDDTIRGSNGNDTLKGGAGLNRINGGDGDDTISGGNDDDAIAGGNGDDIIRAGDGDDQIAGGAGDDTIKGNAGADTILGGDGADVIDGGADDDTLTGGAGEDSFVFTGDFGVDRITDFTAGEDTLDISALTGEAQSLTDFLAASTEDTTGLVYDMGGDGENVIVLVGVTANDLGASDFLF; via the coding sequence ATGACCATTACCATCACCTCCGGCAATGCCGGGGCAACCGACTTCATCGGCTACCTGGCCGCGTTCGACGCCACCTTCACGGCCTCGGGCCGCGGCGTGTTCTCGCAGGGGCTGGGCGGCGAATACGCCCTGGCCGACAGCTCGATCTCCGACAGCGCGACCCTGTCCTCGCAGGGGGTCATCATCGGCGACAGCCTCAGCTACAGCCTCGACACCCACACCGTCACCGGCATCATCAACGACATCCAGTTCGGCTATGGCGTGACCTCGACCGCGACCGACAGCCCGATGCTGGTCGATCTCGACATGGCGCAGGTGGACTTCACCGTCGAATTCGACCCCCAGCTTGACGACGGCGACACCGTCAACGACGTGCTCTACGGCCTGCTGGGGCTGGCCGCGGCCGGTGTCGCCCCCACCGACGCGCTGGAAGCGCTTCTGGCCACCGACGACATCACCTACATCGGCAGCGCCGGCAAGGACCGGTTCACCGGCTACGACCACGACGATGTGCTGGTCGGCAAGGGCGGCAATGACGGGCTCTGGGGCATGGGCGGCGACGACAGGCTGTTCGGCGGCGCCGGCCGCGACGTGCTGGACGGAGGCGATGGCGACGACCGGCTGGACGGCGGCGACGGCGGCGACCAGCTGAAGGGCGGCGCGGGCAACGACACGATCCTTGGCGGCGCGGGCGACGACAAGATCTTCGGACATGCCGGATCCGACACGATCACGGGCGACGCGGGCAACGACGTGATCGACGGCGGCGCCGGTTTCGACACGATCAACGGCGGCGATGGCGACGACACCATCCGGGGCAGCAACGGCAACGACACGCTCAAGGGCGGCGCCGGGCTGAACCGGATCAATGGCGGCGACGGCGACGACACGATTTCGGGCGGCAACGACGACGACGCGATCGCGGGCGGCAACGGTGACGACATCATCCGCGCCGGCGACGGCGACGACCAGATCGCGGGCGGCGCGGGCGACGACACGATCAAGGGCAACGCGGGCGCCGACACCATCCTGGGCGGCGACGGCGCGGACGTGATCGACGGCGGCGCGGACGACGACACGCTGACCGGCGGCGCGGGCGAAGACAGCTTCGTCTTCACCGGCGATTTCGGCGTCGACCGCATCACCGACTTCACCGCGGGCGAAGACACGCTGGATATCTCGGCCCTGACGGGCGAGGCGCAGTCCCTCACCGACTTCCTTGCCGCCTCGACCGAAGACACCACCGGCTTGGTCTACGACATGGGCGGCGACGGCGAGAACGTCATCGTCCTGGTCGGCGTGACGGCGAACGATCTCGGCGCGTCCGATTTCCTGTTCTGA
- the garR_1 gene encoding 2-hydroxy-3-oxopropionate reductase, producing MAKVTFLGLGVMGYPMAGHLQAKGHEVTVYNRTAAKAEAWVAEHGGASASTPAAAAKGAEFVMSCVGNDDDLRSVCLGDDGAFAGMSDGTVFVDHTTVSAKVTRDLYAVADENQVSFVDAPISGGQAGAENGVLSVMCGGDQGAYDRAEPIIASYARICRRIGDSGAGQMTKMCNQIAIAGLVQGLSEALHFAEKAGLDGRDVVEVISQGAAGSWQMANRYETMLDDHFEHGFAVDWMRKDLGICLDTGNEIAASLPVTALVDQFYKDVQKMGGGRWDTSALFKRLRAMG from the coding sequence ATGGCAAAGGTCACGTTTCTGGGACTTGGGGTAATGGGTTATCCCATGGCCGGACATCTTCAGGCCAAGGGCCACGAAGTGACGGTCTACAACCGCACCGCCGCCAAGGCCGAAGCCTGGGTGGCCGAACATGGCGGCGCGTCGGCGTCCACTCCGGCGGCGGCGGCCAAGGGCGCCGAATTCGTGATGTCCTGCGTGGGCAACGACGACGATCTGCGCAGCGTCTGCCTGGGCGACGACGGCGCTTTCGCGGGCATGAGCGACGGCACGGTCTTCGTCGACCACACCACCGTCTCGGCAAAGGTGACCCGCGACCTGTACGCGGTGGCCGATGAAAACCAGGTCAGCTTCGTCGACGCCCCGATTTCGGGCGGCCAGGCGGGGGCCGAGAACGGCGTGCTGTCGGTGATGTGCGGCGGCGACCAGGGCGCCTATGACCGGGCCGAACCGATCATCGCGTCCTACGCCCGCATCTGCCGGCGCATCGGCGACAGCGGCGCCGGCCAGATGACCAAGATGTGCAACCAGATCGCCATCGCCGGCCTGGTCCAGGGTCTGTCCGAAGCGCTTCATTTCGCCGAAAAAGCCGGTCTTGACGGGCGCGACGTGGTCGAGGTGATATCGCAGGGCGCCGCCGGGTCCTGGCAGATGGCGAACCGGTACGAAACCATGCTGGACGATCATTTCGAACATGGCTTCGCGGTGGACTGGATGCGCAAGGATCTGGGCATCTGCCTGGACACCGGCAACGAGATCGCGGCAAGCCTGCCGGTCACGGCGCTGGTCGACCAGTTCTACAAGGATGTCCAGAAGATGGGCGGTGGCCGCTGGGACACGTCTGCGCTGTTCAAACGCCTGCGGGCCATGGGGTAA
- the hflX gene encoding GTP-binding protein HflX, translating to MEHERRTTRAWVIHPELKNDMERRAPAPALEEAVSLARALPDLDVVGSEVVRIARPHPGLLFGTGKIDELKDRLKAAEVELVLVDGPLSPVQQRNLERQWKVKILDRTGLILEIFSDRAATREGVLQVEMAALTYQRTRLVRAWTHLERQRGGLGFVGGPGETQIEADRRAIDEQLVRLRRQLETVVKTRALHRAARAKVPYPIVALVGYTNAGKSTLFNRLTGAEVMAKDMLFATLDPTMRRVELPEGPEVILSDTVGFISDLPTELVAAFRATLEEVLAADLILHVRDISHDETEEQREDVETILASLGVERERPMFEVWNKMDRLDPEDHEAAVARAAREETIFPISALTGEGLTPLLGAIATVLAGARRDAELHLAFSDGRRRAWLFAQDVVQSEAQDDDGFVIQVRWTDKQARQYAAL from the coding sequence ATGGAGCATGAGCGGAGGACGACCCGTGCCTGGGTCATCCATCCGGAACTGAAGAACGACATGGAGCGGCGGGCGCCTGCGCCCGCACTGGAAGAGGCTGTGTCGCTGGCGCGTGCCTTGCCCGACCTTGATGTGGTCGGGTCCGAAGTCGTGCGGATCGCGCGACCTCATCCGGGGCTTCTGTTCGGGACGGGCAAGATAGACGAGCTCAAGGACCGCCTGAAGGCGGCCGAGGTCGAACTGGTGCTGGTGGACGGGCCCTTGTCGCCGGTCCAGCAGCGCAACCTGGAACGCCAATGGAAGGTCAAGATCCTCGACCGGACCGGGCTGATCCTCGAGATCTTCTCGGATCGCGCGGCGACGCGTGAAGGGGTGCTGCAGGTCGAAATGGCGGCCCTGACCTATCAACGCACGCGCCTGGTCCGCGCCTGGACCCACCTGGAACGCCAGCGCGGCGGGCTGGGATTTGTCGGCGGTCCGGGGGAAACCCAGATCGAGGCCGACCGCCGGGCGATCGACGAACAGCTGGTGCGGCTGCGCCGACAGCTGGAAACCGTGGTCAAGACGCGCGCATTGCACCGCGCGGCGCGCGCCAAGGTGCCGTACCCGATCGTGGCGCTGGTGGGGTATACCAACGCGGGCAAGTCGACGCTGTTCAACCGTCTGACCGGCGCCGAGGTGATGGCCAAGGACATGCTGTTCGCCACGCTGGATCCGACCATGCGGCGGGTAGAGCTGCCCGAGGGACCCGAGGTGATCCTTTCGGACACGGTGGGATTCATTTCCGACCTGCCGACCGAACTGGTCGCGGCCTTCCGCGCCACACTGGAAGAAGTGCTGGCGGCGGACCTGATCCTGCACGTGCGCGACATCTCGCACGACGAGACCGAGGAACAGCGCGAGGACGTGGAAACGATCCTGGCCTCTCTGGGCGTCGAACGCGAACGGCCGATGTTCGAGGTCTGGAACAAGATGGACCGTCTGGACCCGGAAGACCACGAGGCCGCCGTGGCCCGGGCCGCGCGGGAGGAGACGATCTTTCCGATTTCGGCCCTGACCGGCGAGGGGCTGACCCCGTTGCTGGGCGCGATTGCCACGGTCCTGGCCGGTGCGCGTCGCGACGCGGAACTGCACCTGGCCTTTTCCGACGGCCGCCGGCGTGCCTGGCTGTTCGCCCAGGACGTGGTGCAGTCGGAAGCCCAGGATGATGACGGCTTCGTCATCCAGGTGCGTTGGACCGACAAGCAGGCCCGTCAGTACGCCGCGCTGTAA
- the hfq gene encoding Host factor-I protein encodes MASDRQNLQDAFLNHVRKTKVPVTIFLINGVKLQGVITWFDNFCVLLRRDGQSQLVYKHAISTIMPAQPINLYEGEDAT; translated from the coding sequence ATGGCCTCCGACAGACAGAATCTGCAGGATGCATTCCTCAACCACGTCCGCAAGACGAAGGTTCCGGTTACCATCTTTCTGATTAACGGGGTGAAGCTGCAGGGCGTTATCACCTGGTTCGACAACTTCTGCGTGCTGCTTCGCAGGGATGGCCAGTCACAGCTTGTCTACAAGCATGCCATTTCGACGATCATGCCGGCACAGCCGATCAACCTGTACGAGGGCGAAGACGCCACTTGA